One window of Acipenser ruthenus chromosome 45, fAciRut3.2 maternal haplotype, whole genome shotgun sequence genomic DNA carries:
- the LOC117966964 gene encoding tubulin alpha-1C chain: MRECISIHVGQAGVQIGNACWELYCLEHGIQPDGTMPSDKTIGGGSDSFNTFFSETGAGQHVPRAIFVDLEPTVIDEVRTGTYRQLFHPEQLITGKEDAANNYARGHYTIGKEIIDLVLDRVRKLADQCTGLQGFLVFHSFGGGTGSGFTSLLMERLSVDYGKKSKLEFSIYPAPQVSTAVVEPYNSILTTHTTLEHSDCSFMVDNEAIYDICCRNLDIERPSYTNLNRLISQIVSSITASLRFDGALNVDLTEFQTNLVPYPRIHFPLATYAPVISAEKAYHEQLSVSEITNACFEPANQMVKCDPRRGKYMACCLLYRGDVVPKDVNAAIATIKTKRSIQFVDWCPTGFKVGINYQPPTVVPGGDLAKVQRAVCMLSNTTAIAEAWARLDHKFDLMYAKRAFVHWYVGEGMEEGEFSEAREDLAALEKDYEEVGADSLDGEEEGEEY; encoded by the exons atg CGTGAGTGCATCTCCATCCACGTTGGCCAGGCTGGTGTCCAGATCGGCAATGCCTGCTGGGAGCTCTACTGCCTGGAGCACGGCATCCAGCCTGACGGGACTATGCCCAGTGACAAGACCATCGGAGGAGGGTCTGACTCCTTCAACACCTTCTTCAGCGAGACTGGAGCCGGCCAGCACGTCCCCAGAGCTATCTTTGTAGATCTTGAGCCAACAGTCATAG ATGAGGTGCGCACTGGTACCTACCGCCAGCTGTTCCACCCTGAGCAGCTCATCACTGGCAAGGAGGATGCTGCTAACAACTACGCCCGTGGGCACTACACCATCGGCAAAGAGATCATCGACCTGGTTCTGGACAGGGTCcgcaaactg GCTGACCAGTGCACAGGTCTCCAGGGTTTCCTGGTCTTCCACAGCTTTGGAGGTGGTACGGGTTCTGGTTTCACCTCCCTGCTGATGGAACGCCTGTCTGTGGACTACGGCAAGAAGTCCAAGCTGGAGTTCTCCATCTACCCAGCCCCCCAGGTCTCCACAGCTGTGGTGGAGCCCTACAACTCCATCCTGACCACCCACACCACCCTGGAGCACTCCGACTGTTCCTTCATGGTAGACAATGAGGCCATCTATGACATCTGCTGCAGGAACCTTGATATTGAACGCCCCTCCTACACCAACCTGAACAGGCTTATCAGCCAGATTGTGTCCTCCATCACAGCCTCCCTCCGATTCGACGGTGCCCTGAATGTTGATCTGACAGAGTTCCAGACCAACTTGGTGCCCTACCCCCGTATCCACTTCCCCCTGGCCACCTACGCCCCAGTCATCTCAGCCGAGAAAGCCTACCATgagcagctttctgtgtctgagatcACCAACGCCTGCTTTGAGCCGGCCAATCAGATGGTCAAATGTGACCCCCGTCGCGGCAAGTACATGGCCTGCTGCCTGCTGTACCGTGGTGACGTGGTGCCCAAAGATGTCAACGCTGCTATTGCCACCATCAAGACCAAACGTAGCATCCAGTTTGTGGACTGGTGCCCAACTGGTTTCAAGGTTGGTATCAACTACCAGCCTCCCACTGTGGTTCCTGGGGGCGACCTGGCCAAGGTTCAGAGGGCAGTGTGTATGCTGAGCAATACCACCGCCATCGCTGAGGCCTGGGCACGGCTGGACCACAAGTTTGACCTGATGTACGCCAAGCGGGCCTTCGTCCACTGGTACGTGGGAGAGGGTATGGAGGAAGGAGAGTTCTCAGAGGCCCGAGAGGACCTGGCTGCCTTGGAGAAGGACTACGAAGAGGTTGGTGCTGATAGCTTGGATGGagaggaagaaggagaagaaTATTAA